One part of the Vidua chalybeata isolate OUT-0048 chromosome 11, bVidCha1 merged haplotype, whole genome shotgun sequence genome encodes these proteins:
- the BCAR1 gene encoding breast cancer anti-estrogen resistance protein 1 isoform X1 translates to MTPHRPAGPGSPPRRGALFQNVLAKALYDNVAESPDELSFRKGDIMTVLERNTQGLDGWWLCSLHGRQGIVPGNRLKILVGMYDKKQPQQQAPAPAQGQAPPQPSVPQPALPFHHQGGYTPLSPASQYTPMHPAYAAQGDNVYLMPVPNKGQQGLYPGSAPTGQFPPAPAKQPSTYPKQAPPHTFPNPGQEIYQVPPSLGQAAEAYPGGSASPPQDVYQVPPSAGQAQEIYQVPPSLDMRSWEGHKPQGKVLVPTRVGQVYVYDSPKGEQIEYDFPRHLISTGSQEIYDVPPVRGGVPSQFSQEVYDTPPMAVKGPNGQDPGQEIYDVPPSVEKNLHQTVYDVPPSVSKDVPDGPAREETYDVPPAFAKQKAFDPSRHPLILAQQEPYLPEDVYDVPPAAGKGAPELPLSHEIYDVPPSLKKLGGSTFPSQEVYDVPRDLHAPGKGSVDMEGEYIYDVPPQVDREAKGADAKRLSASSTGSTRSNISTSSLDVVPVKEPAKGAGKEFSLDLDSAMETLAKLQSGVSSAVSYLMSFISTNWRSPEHMEVNAANIRGAAEGVRTALRDLLEFARGAVGNAAQASDRSLYTKLSKQLQKMEEVYQALTRHGQALDACHWAPSALASSKPGTDDLEHFIMHSRGVPDDTKQLASFLHGNASLLFKRTKPAVESGGHGPPHPSDKASSIQSRPLPSPPKLLAQESPDGPYENSESGWMEDYDYVHLQGKEEFEKTQKELLEKGNIIRQSKDQLEHQQLKQFERLEQEVTRPIDNDLSNWSPPQHYSPARGGGTLCPADRQLLLFYLEQCEANLTTLTNAVDAFFTAVSTNQPPKIFVAHSKFVILSAHKLVFIGDTLSRQAKAQDVQHKVMHYSNLLCEMLKEIVMTTKAAALHYPSPSASKDMVERVKDLANSTQQFRMVLGQLAAM, encoded by the exons ATGACGCCCCACCGGCCGGCGGGGCCCGGCTCACCGCCCCGGCGCGGGGCTCTCTTCCAGAACGTGCTGGCCAAGGCGCTGTACGACAACGTGGCCGAGTCCCCGGACGAGCTCTCCTTCCGCAAGGGCGACATCATGACGGTGCTGGAGCGCAACACGCAGGGGCTGGATGGCTGGTGGCTCTGTTCGCTCCATGGCCGGCAGGGCATCGTTCCCGGGAACCGCCTCAAGATTCTCGTGGGGATGTACGACAAGAAGCAGCCGCAGCAGCAAGCGCCTGCCCCGGCACAGGGGCAGGCACCGCCGCAGCCATCTGTACCCCAGCCGGCTCTGCCCTTCCACCACCAAGGGGGCTACACCCCGCTGTCGCCCGCCTCGCAGTACACCCCCATGCACCCTGCCTATGCCGCCCAAGGGGACAATGTCTATCTGATGCCAGTCCCCAACAAGGGACAGCAGGGTCTGTACCCGGGCTCAGCACCCACTGGACAgtttcctcctgccccagctaAGCAGCCTTCCACCTACCCGAAGCAGGCACCTCCCCATACCTTCCCCAACCCTGGCCAGGAAATCTACCAGGTTCCCCCCTCCCTGGGCCAGGCAGCAGAGGCGTACCCAGGGGGCTCTGCCAGTCCCCCCCAGGATGTCTACCAGGTTCCTCCCTCAGCTGGTCAGGCTCAAGAAATCTACCAGGTGCCGCCATCATTGGAcatgaggagctgggaaggacaCAAGCCCCAGGGAAAG GTGCTGGTGCCCACCCGTGTGGGCCAGGTGTATGTCTATGACTCCCCCAAGGGTGAGCAGATTGAGTATGATTTCCCTCGCCACCTAATCTCCACGGGCTCCCAGGAGATCTATGACGTGCCACCTGTCCGAGGAGGGGTCCCGAGCCAGTTCAGCCAGGAG GTCTATGACACTCCTCCCATGGCAGTGAAGGGTCCCAATGGGCAGGACCCAGGGCAAGAGATATACGACGTGCCCCCCAGCGTGGAGAAGAACTTGCACCAAACT GTGTACGATGTCCCCCCCTCAGTGAGCAAGGATGTGCCCGATGGCCCAGCGCGGGAGGAGACCTACGATGTGCCACCCGCCTTTGCCAAGCAGAAAGCCTTCGACCCCTCCCGCCACCCCCTCATCCTGGCCCAGCAGGAGCCCTACTTGCCAGAGGATGTCTATGATGtgcccccagcagctgggaaaggtgCTCCTGAGCTGCCACTCTCCCACGAGATCTATGATGTGCCCCCCAGCCTCAAGAAGCTGGGGGGATCCACCTTCCCCTCCCAGGAGGTGTACGATGTGCCCCGGGACCTGCACGCCCCAGGCAAGGGCTCTGTGGACATGGAGGGCGAGTACATCTACGACGTCCCACCGCAAGTAGACCGCGAGGCCAAGGGTGCTGATGCCAAGCGCCTCTCGGcttccagcacaggcagcacccGCAGCAACATCTCCACATCCTCGCTGGACGTGGTGCCTGTGAAGGAGCCGGCTAAGGGTGCCGGCAAGGAGTTCTCCCTGGACTTGGATTCCGCCATGGAGACACTGGCCAAGCTCCAGAGCGGCGTCAGCAGCGCTGTCTCCTACCTCATGTCCTTTATCAGCACCAACTGGCGCAGCCCCGAGCACATGGAGGTCAATGCTGCCAACATCCGTGGGGCAGCCGAGGGCGTCCGGACAGCCCTCCGGGACCTGCTGGAGTTTGCTCGGGGGGCAGTGGGCAATGCTGCCCAGGCCTCTGACCGCTCCCTCTACACGAAGCTCAGCAAGCAGCTGCAGAAGATGGAGGAGGTCTACCAGGCCCTGACAAGGCACGGCCAAGCGCTGGACGCTTGCCACTGGGCTCCCAGTGCTCTGGCCAGCAGCAAGCCAGGCACAGATGACTTGGAGCACTTCATCATGCACTCACGTGGTGTTCCTGATGACACTAAGCAGTTGGCTTCCTTCCTGCATGGCAATGCCTCCCTTCTCTTCAAACGGACAAAGCCGGCGGTGGAGAGTGGTGGCCATGGGCCCCCTCACCCCTCCGACAAGGCCAGCAGCATCCAGTCAcggcccctgccctcccctcccaaGTTGCTGGCCCAGGAGTCACCTGACGGGCCCTATGAGAACAGCGAGAGCGGCTGGATGGAGGATTATGACTATGTCCATCTCCAG GGCAAGGAGGAGTTTGAGAAGAcccagaaggagctgctggagaaaggCAACATCATCCGGCAGAGCAAGGACCAGCTGGAGCACCAGCAG CTGAAGCAGTTTGAGcggctggagcaggaggtgaCGCGCCCCATCGACAACGACTTGTCCAACTGGAGCCCCCCCCAGCACTACAGCCCTGCGCGGGGCGGTGGGACACTGTGTCCTGCTGACCGCCAGCTCCTCCTCTTCTACCTGGAGCAGTGCGAGGCCAACCTCACCACGCTCACCAATGCTGTCGATGCCTTCTTCACTGCTGTCAGCACCAACCAACCTCCCAAGATCTTTGTGGCCCACAGCAAGTTTGTCATCCTCAGTGCCCACAAGCTCGTCTTTATTGGGGACACGCTGTCCCGCCAGGCCAAGGCCCAGGACGTCCAGCACAAGGTGATGCACTACAGCAACCTCCTCTGTGAGATGCTCAAGGAGATCGTGATGACCACCAAGGCAGCTGCCCTCCACTACCCGTCTCCTTCCGCCTCCAAGGACATGGTGGAGCGTGTCAAGGACCTCGCCAACAGCACGCAGCAGTTCAGGATGGTGCTGGGCCAGCTGGCAGCAATGTGA
- the BCAR1 gene encoding breast cancer anti-estrogen resistance protein 1 isoform X2 gives MNYLNVLAKALYDNVAESPDELSFRKGDIMTVLERNTQGLDGWWLCSLHGRQGIVPGNRLKILVGMYDKKQPQQQAPAPAQGQAPPQPSVPQPALPFHHQGGYTPLSPASQYTPMHPAYAAQGDNVYLMPVPNKGQQGLYPGSAPTGQFPPAPAKQPSTYPKQAPPHTFPNPGQEIYQVPPSLGQAAEAYPGGSASPPQDVYQVPPSAGQAQEIYQVPPSLDMRSWEGHKPQGKVLVPTRVGQVYVYDSPKGEQIEYDFPRHLISTGSQEIYDVPPVRGGVPSQFSQEVYDTPPMAVKGPNGQDPGQEIYDVPPSVEKNLHQTVYDVPPSVSKDVPDGPAREETYDVPPAFAKQKAFDPSRHPLILAQQEPYLPEDVYDVPPAAGKGAPELPLSHEIYDVPPSLKKLGGSTFPSQEVYDVPRDLHAPGKGSVDMEGEYIYDVPPQVDREAKGADAKRLSASSTGSTRSNISTSSLDVVPVKEPAKGAGKEFSLDLDSAMETLAKLQSGVSSAVSYLMSFISTNWRSPEHMEVNAANIRGAAEGVRTALRDLLEFARGAVGNAAQASDRSLYTKLSKQLQKMEEVYQALTRHGQALDACHWAPSALASSKPGTDDLEHFIMHSRGVPDDTKQLASFLHGNASLLFKRTKPAVESGGHGPPHPSDKASSIQSRPLPSPPKLLAQESPDGPYENSESGWMEDYDYVHLQGKEEFEKTQKELLEKGNIIRQSKDQLEHQQLKQFERLEQEVTRPIDNDLSNWSPPQHYSPARGGGTLCPADRQLLLFYLEQCEANLTTLTNAVDAFFTAVSTNQPPKIFVAHSKFVILSAHKLVFIGDTLSRQAKAQDVQHKVMHYSNLLCEMLKEIVMTTKAAALHYPSPSASKDMVERVKDLANSTQQFRMVLGQLAAM, from the exons ATGAACTACCTG AACGTGCTGGCCAAGGCGCTGTACGACAACGTGGCCGAGTCCCCGGACGAGCTCTCCTTCCGCAAGGGCGACATCATGACGGTGCTGGAGCGCAACACGCAGGGGCTGGATGGCTGGTGGCTCTGTTCGCTCCATGGCCGGCAGGGCATCGTTCCCGGGAACCGCCTCAAGATTCTCGTGGGGATGTACGACAAGAAGCAGCCGCAGCAGCAAGCGCCTGCCCCGGCACAGGGGCAGGCACCGCCGCAGCCATCTGTACCCCAGCCGGCTCTGCCCTTCCACCACCAAGGGGGCTACACCCCGCTGTCGCCCGCCTCGCAGTACACCCCCATGCACCCTGCCTATGCCGCCCAAGGGGACAATGTCTATCTGATGCCAGTCCCCAACAAGGGACAGCAGGGTCTGTACCCGGGCTCAGCACCCACTGGACAgtttcctcctgccccagctaAGCAGCCTTCCACCTACCCGAAGCAGGCACCTCCCCATACCTTCCCCAACCCTGGCCAGGAAATCTACCAGGTTCCCCCCTCCCTGGGCCAGGCAGCAGAGGCGTACCCAGGGGGCTCTGCCAGTCCCCCCCAGGATGTCTACCAGGTTCCTCCCTCAGCTGGTCAGGCTCAAGAAATCTACCAGGTGCCGCCATCATTGGAcatgaggagctgggaaggacaCAAGCCCCAGGGAAAG GTGCTGGTGCCCACCCGTGTGGGCCAGGTGTATGTCTATGACTCCCCCAAGGGTGAGCAGATTGAGTATGATTTCCCTCGCCACCTAATCTCCACGGGCTCCCAGGAGATCTATGACGTGCCACCTGTCCGAGGAGGGGTCCCGAGCCAGTTCAGCCAGGAG GTCTATGACACTCCTCCCATGGCAGTGAAGGGTCCCAATGGGCAGGACCCAGGGCAAGAGATATACGACGTGCCCCCCAGCGTGGAGAAGAACTTGCACCAAACT GTGTACGATGTCCCCCCCTCAGTGAGCAAGGATGTGCCCGATGGCCCAGCGCGGGAGGAGACCTACGATGTGCCACCCGCCTTTGCCAAGCAGAAAGCCTTCGACCCCTCCCGCCACCCCCTCATCCTGGCCCAGCAGGAGCCCTACTTGCCAGAGGATGTCTATGATGtgcccccagcagctgggaaaggtgCTCCTGAGCTGCCACTCTCCCACGAGATCTATGATGTGCCCCCCAGCCTCAAGAAGCTGGGGGGATCCACCTTCCCCTCCCAGGAGGTGTACGATGTGCCCCGGGACCTGCACGCCCCAGGCAAGGGCTCTGTGGACATGGAGGGCGAGTACATCTACGACGTCCCACCGCAAGTAGACCGCGAGGCCAAGGGTGCTGATGCCAAGCGCCTCTCGGcttccagcacaggcagcacccGCAGCAACATCTCCACATCCTCGCTGGACGTGGTGCCTGTGAAGGAGCCGGCTAAGGGTGCCGGCAAGGAGTTCTCCCTGGACTTGGATTCCGCCATGGAGACACTGGCCAAGCTCCAGAGCGGCGTCAGCAGCGCTGTCTCCTACCTCATGTCCTTTATCAGCACCAACTGGCGCAGCCCCGAGCACATGGAGGTCAATGCTGCCAACATCCGTGGGGCAGCCGAGGGCGTCCGGACAGCCCTCCGGGACCTGCTGGAGTTTGCTCGGGGGGCAGTGGGCAATGCTGCCCAGGCCTCTGACCGCTCCCTCTACACGAAGCTCAGCAAGCAGCTGCAGAAGATGGAGGAGGTCTACCAGGCCCTGACAAGGCACGGCCAAGCGCTGGACGCTTGCCACTGGGCTCCCAGTGCTCTGGCCAGCAGCAAGCCAGGCACAGATGACTTGGAGCACTTCATCATGCACTCACGTGGTGTTCCTGATGACACTAAGCAGTTGGCTTCCTTCCTGCATGGCAATGCCTCCCTTCTCTTCAAACGGACAAAGCCGGCGGTGGAGAGTGGTGGCCATGGGCCCCCTCACCCCTCCGACAAGGCCAGCAGCATCCAGTCAcggcccctgccctcccctcccaaGTTGCTGGCCCAGGAGTCACCTGACGGGCCCTATGAGAACAGCGAGAGCGGCTGGATGGAGGATTATGACTATGTCCATCTCCAG GGCAAGGAGGAGTTTGAGAAGAcccagaaggagctgctggagaaaggCAACATCATCCGGCAGAGCAAGGACCAGCTGGAGCACCAGCAG CTGAAGCAGTTTGAGcggctggagcaggaggtgaCGCGCCCCATCGACAACGACTTGTCCAACTGGAGCCCCCCCCAGCACTACAGCCCTGCGCGGGGCGGTGGGACACTGTGTCCTGCTGACCGCCAGCTCCTCCTCTTCTACCTGGAGCAGTGCGAGGCCAACCTCACCACGCTCACCAATGCTGTCGATGCCTTCTTCACTGCTGTCAGCACCAACCAACCTCCCAAGATCTTTGTGGCCCACAGCAAGTTTGTCATCCTCAGTGCCCACAAGCTCGTCTTTATTGGGGACACGCTGTCCCGCCAGGCCAAGGCCCAGGACGTCCAGCACAAGGTGATGCACTACAGCAACCTCCTCTGTGAGATGCTCAAGGAGATCGTGATGACCACCAAGGCAGCTGCCCTCCACTACCCGTCTCCTTCCGCCTCCAAGGACATGGTGGAGCGTGTCAAGGACCTCGCCAACAGCACGCAGCAGTTCAGGATGGTGCTGGGCCAGCTGGCAGCAATGTGA
- the LOC128793662 gene encoding probable D-lactate dehydrogenase, mitochondrial, translating to MTRGTGGRQVPPPGTHSRVAGATLRCQCGGETDRLRGRAMSRSCAVPMFPFLSRCNMALRRVLALAAAPRRRSCCSKPSLPPDFVEALGAVVGAPNVSTATAVREQHGHDESMHPCAPPDVVVWPQAVGQVQELAALCHRCRVPMVPFGTGTGLEGGVNAVQGGVCFDLSRMDAIAELSLEDFSVTVKPGVTRKALNKHLRGTGLWFPVGTVGVGGVLGLGVTAM from the exons ATGACCAGAGGCACTGGTGGGAGGCAGGTCCCTCCGCCAGGGACACACTCGCGTGTGGCTGGAGCCACCTTAAGGTGTCAGTGTGGGGGAGAGACAGACAGGCTGCGGGGGAGGGCAATGTCCCGGTCCTGTGCAGTTCCCATGTTCCCGTTCTTGTCCCGTTGCAACATGGCCCTGCGGAGGGTGCTGGCGCTGGCGGCAGCTCCGAGGCGCcgcagctgctgctccaag CCCTCGCTGCCCCCTGACTTCGTGGAGGCCCTGGGGGCCGTGGTTGGGGCCCCCAACGTCTCCACGGCCACCGCGGTGCGGGAGCAGCACGGCCACGATGAGTCCATGCACCC ctgtgcccccccGGACGTCGTGGTGTGGCCCCAGGCGGTGGGGCAggtgcaggagctggcagccctCTGTCACCGCTGCCGTGTGCCCATGGTGCCCTTCGGCACTGGCACCGGCCTGGAAGGAGGCGTCAATGCCGTGCAG ggcgGTGTCTGCTTTGACCTGAGCCGCATGGACGCCATCGCAGAGCTGAGCCTCGAGGACTTCTCGGTGACAGTGAAGCCCGGTGTCACCCGCAAGGCCCTCAATAAGCACCTGCGTGGCACCGGGCTCTGGTTCCCTGTCGGTACCGTGGGTGTGGGGGGAGTCTTGGGACTGGGGGTGACAGCAATGTAG
- the BCAR1 gene encoding breast cancer anti-estrogen resistance protein 1 isoform X3, which yields MTVLERNTQGLDGWWLCSLHGRQGIVPGNRLKILVGMYDKKQPQQQAPAPAQGQAPPQPSVPQPALPFHHQGGYTPLSPASQYTPMHPAYAAQGDNVYLMPVPNKGQQGLYPGSAPTGQFPPAPAKQPSTYPKQAPPHTFPNPGQEIYQVPPSLGQAAEAYPGGSASPPQDVYQVPPSAGQAQEIYQVPPSLDMRSWEGHKPQGKVLVPTRVGQVYVYDSPKGEQIEYDFPRHLISTGSQEIYDVPPVRGGVPSQFSQEVYDTPPMAVKGPNGQDPGQEIYDVPPSVEKNLHQTVYDVPPSVSKDVPDGPAREETYDVPPAFAKQKAFDPSRHPLILAQQEPYLPEDVYDVPPAAGKGAPELPLSHEIYDVPPSLKKLGGSTFPSQEVYDVPRDLHAPGKGSVDMEGEYIYDVPPQVDREAKGADAKRLSASSTGSTRSNISTSSLDVVPVKEPAKGAGKEFSLDLDSAMETLAKLQSGVSSAVSYLMSFISTNWRSPEHMEVNAANIRGAAEGVRTALRDLLEFARGAVGNAAQASDRSLYTKLSKQLQKMEEVYQALTRHGQALDACHWAPSALASSKPGTDDLEHFIMHSRGVPDDTKQLASFLHGNASLLFKRTKPAVESGGHGPPHPSDKASSIQSRPLPSPPKLLAQESPDGPYENSESGWMEDYDYVHLQGKEEFEKTQKELLEKGNIIRQSKDQLEHQQLKQFERLEQEVTRPIDNDLSNWSPPQHYSPARGGGTLCPADRQLLLFYLEQCEANLTTLTNAVDAFFTAVSTNQPPKIFVAHSKFVILSAHKLVFIGDTLSRQAKAQDVQHKVMHYSNLLCEMLKEIVMTTKAAALHYPSPSASKDMVERVKDLANSTQQFRMVLGQLAAM from the exons ATGACGGTGCTGGAGCGCAACACGCAGGGGCTGGATGGCTGGTGGCTCTGTTCGCTCCATGGCCGGCAGGGCATCGTTCCCGGGAACCGCCTCAAGATTCTCGTGGGGATGTACGACAAGAAGCAGCCGCAGCAGCAAGCGCCTGCCCCGGCACAGGGGCAGGCACCGCCGCAGCCATCTGTACCCCAGCCGGCTCTGCCCTTCCACCACCAAGGGGGCTACACCCCGCTGTCGCCCGCCTCGCAGTACACCCCCATGCACCCTGCCTATGCCGCCCAAGGGGACAATGTCTATCTGATGCCAGTCCCCAACAAGGGACAGCAGGGTCTGTACCCGGGCTCAGCACCCACTGGACAgtttcctcctgccccagctaAGCAGCCTTCCACCTACCCGAAGCAGGCACCTCCCCATACCTTCCCCAACCCTGGCCAGGAAATCTACCAGGTTCCCCCCTCCCTGGGCCAGGCAGCAGAGGCGTACCCAGGGGGCTCTGCCAGTCCCCCCCAGGATGTCTACCAGGTTCCTCCCTCAGCTGGTCAGGCTCAAGAAATCTACCAGGTGCCGCCATCATTGGAcatgaggagctgggaaggacaCAAGCCCCAGGGAAAG GTGCTGGTGCCCACCCGTGTGGGCCAGGTGTATGTCTATGACTCCCCCAAGGGTGAGCAGATTGAGTATGATTTCCCTCGCCACCTAATCTCCACGGGCTCCCAGGAGATCTATGACGTGCCACCTGTCCGAGGAGGGGTCCCGAGCCAGTTCAGCCAGGAG GTCTATGACACTCCTCCCATGGCAGTGAAGGGTCCCAATGGGCAGGACCCAGGGCAAGAGATATACGACGTGCCCCCCAGCGTGGAGAAGAACTTGCACCAAACT GTGTACGATGTCCCCCCCTCAGTGAGCAAGGATGTGCCCGATGGCCCAGCGCGGGAGGAGACCTACGATGTGCCACCCGCCTTTGCCAAGCAGAAAGCCTTCGACCCCTCCCGCCACCCCCTCATCCTGGCCCAGCAGGAGCCCTACTTGCCAGAGGATGTCTATGATGtgcccccagcagctgggaaaggtgCTCCTGAGCTGCCACTCTCCCACGAGATCTATGATGTGCCCCCCAGCCTCAAGAAGCTGGGGGGATCCACCTTCCCCTCCCAGGAGGTGTACGATGTGCCCCGGGACCTGCACGCCCCAGGCAAGGGCTCTGTGGACATGGAGGGCGAGTACATCTACGACGTCCCACCGCAAGTAGACCGCGAGGCCAAGGGTGCTGATGCCAAGCGCCTCTCGGcttccagcacaggcagcacccGCAGCAACATCTCCACATCCTCGCTGGACGTGGTGCCTGTGAAGGAGCCGGCTAAGGGTGCCGGCAAGGAGTTCTCCCTGGACTTGGATTCCGCCATGGAGACACTGGCCAAGCTCCAGAGCGGCGTCAGCAGCGCTGTCTCCTACCTCATGTCCTTTATCAGCACCAACTGGCGCAGCCCCGAGCACATGGAGGTCAATGCTGCCAACATCCGTGGGGCAGCCGAGGGCGTCCGGACAGCCCTCCGGGACCTGCTGGAGTTTGCTCGGGGGGCAGTGGGCAATGCTGCCCAGGCCTCTGACCGCTCCCTCTACACGAAGCTCAGCAAGCAGCTGCAGAAGATGGAGGAGGTCTACCAGGCCCTGACAAGGCACGGCCAAGCGCTGGACGCTTGCCACTGGGCTCCCAGTGCTCTGGCCAGCAGCAAGCCAGGCACAGATGACTTGGAGCACTTCATCATGCACTCACGTGGTGTTCCTGATGACACTAAGCAGTTGGCTTCCTTCCTGCATGGCAATGCCTCCCTTCTCTTCAAACGGACAAAGCCGGCGGTGGAGAGTGGTGGCCATGGGCCCCCTCACCCCTCCGACAAGGCCAGCAGCATCCAGTCAcggcccctgccctcccctcccaaGTTGCTGGCCCAGGAGTCACCTGACGGGCCCTATGAGAACAGCGAGAGCGGCTGGATGGAGGATTATGACTATGTCCATCTCCAG GGCAAGGAGGAGTTTGAGAAGAcccagaaggagctgctggagaaaggCAACATCATCCGGCAGAGCAAGGACCAGCTGGAGCACCAGCAG CTGAAGCAGTTTGAGcggctggagcaggaggtgaCGCGCCCCATCGACAACGACTTGTCCAACTGGAGCCCCCCCCAGCACTACAGCCCTGCGCGGGGCGGTGGGACACTGTGTCCTGCTGACCGCCAGCTCCTCCTCTTCTACCTGGAGCAGTGCGAGGCCAACCTCACCACGCTCACCAATGCTGTCGATGCCTTCTTCACTGCTGTCAGCACCAACCAACCTCCCAAGATCTTTGTGGCCCACAGCAAGTTTGTCATCCTCAGTGCCCACAAGCTCGTCTTTATTGGGGACACGCTGTCCCGCCAGGCCAAGGCCCAGGACGTCCAGCACAAGGTGATGCACTACAGCAACCTCCTCTGTGAGATGCTCAAGGAGATCGTGATGACCACCAAGGCAGCTGCCCTCCACTACCCGTCTCCTTCCGCCTCCAAGGACATGGTGGAGCGTGTCAAGGACCTCGCCAACAGCACGCAGCAGTTCAGGATGGTGCTGGGCCAGCTGGCAGCAATGTGA
- the LOC128793634 gene encoding chymotrypsinogen 2-like, translating into MALLWVLSCLALAGFARAALPEKCGVPAITPVIRGYNRIVNGEAAVAGSWPWQVSLQRNNGFHFCGGSLISENWVVTAAHCGVRKTDTVVVGAYDQDAPGPDQQELKIEKVFKNPKFNMLTIHDDITLIKLATPAQLSDRVSPVCLPKATDEFPGGMTCVTTGWGLTDSSASDTPAVLQQAALPLLTNTQCKEFWGFRIRDVMVCAGADGASSCMGDSGGPLVCQKDGAWNLVGIVSWGSNTCDTKTPGVYARVTKLRNWIDSILEAN; encoded by the exons ATGGCTCTGCTGTGGGTGTTGAGCTGCCTGGCGCTGGCGGGCTTTGCCCGTGCTGCTCTCCCTGAGA AGTGCGGCGTGCCCGCCATCACACCCGTCATCCGTGGCTACAACCGCATTGTCAACGGGGAGGCGGCGGTGGCAGGGTCCTGGCCATGGCAGGTGTCCCTCCAG CGCAACAACGGCTTCCACTTCTGCGGCGGGTCCCTGATCAGCGAGAACTGGGTGGTCACCGCTGCCCACTGCGGCGTCAG GAAAACCGACACCGTGGTGGTGGGCGCCTACGACCAGGACGCACCCGGCCCTGATCAGCAGGAACTGAAAATCGAGAAG GTCTTCAAGAACCCCAAATTCAACATGCTGACCATCCACGACGACATCACCCTGATCAAACTGGCCACTCCGGCGCAGCTGTCGGATCGCGTGTCCCCCGTCTGCCTGCCCAAGGCCACTGACGAATTCCCGGGGGGAATGACCTGCGTCACCACTGGCTGGGGGCTCACTGACTCCAGCG CCTCGGACACGCCGGCGGTGCTGCAGCAGGCGGCTCTGCCCTTGCTCACCAACACCCAGTGCAAGGAGTTCTGGGGCTTCCGCATCCGCGACGTGATGGTCTGTGCCGGCGCCGACGGAGCCTCTTCCTGCATG GGCGACTCCGGGGGCCCGCTGGTGTGCCAGAAGGACGGCGCCTGGAACCTGGTGGGCATCGTCTCCTGGGGCAGCAACACCTGCGACACCAAGACGCCCGGCGTGTACGCCCGCGTCACCAAGCTCCGCAACTGGATCGACTCCATCCTGGAGGCCAACTGA